A segment of the bacterium genome:
GCGCCTCCCATGTGCCCGGCTCGACCTGACGCAGCAGCAGCAGTTCCACGCTGCCGCCGGTCGGCAGCTTGCCGAACACCCGCGCGGGTATGACCCGCGTGTTGTTCAGAACCAGCAGGTCTCCCGGCTTCAGCCATCGCCCGATATCGCTGAACATCGCGTCTTGCAACTTGCCGGTACTCCGTTCAAGCACAAGCATCCTCGACGCGTCGCGCCGCGCCAATGGCTGCTGGGCAATCAGCTCCTTCGGCAGGTTGTAGTCGAAATCTGCTACTAGCATGGACTACCAGACTCTGCCATCCTCACCCCTTCCCTCTCCCTCTGGGAGAGGGCGAGGGTGAGGGCACTTCTGACATCTCACATCTGACCTCTGACATCCTACTTCGGCCTGTCCTCAGTCTAGCTCGCTGCCGGTAATCAAACGGTATGCCTCGCGGTAGCGGTCCGAGGTGCCCTTGATGACTTCGGGCGGCAGGTTCGGCGCGGGCGGCGTCTTGTCCCACTTAATCGAGAGCAGGTAGTCCCGCACGAACTGCTTGTCGAAGCTCGGCGGCGACATCCCGACCTTGTACTCCGCGACCGACCAGAACCGGGAGGAATCCGGCGTCAGCGCCTCGTCAATCCACATCAGCTTGCCGTCGAAGATGCCGAATTCGAACTTGGTATCCGCAATGATAATGCCGCGGCCCAGCGCGTACTCCGCCGCCTTGCGGTAGATGGTCAGCGACACGTTGCGTATCTCGCGCGCCACGTCCGCGCCGACCAGCGCAGCGGCCTGCTCCTGCGTGATGTTCTCGTCGTGGCCGGAAGTTGCCTTGGTCGAGGGCGTGAATATCGGCTCGGGCAGCCTCTCTGCCTGCTTCATGCCAACCGGCAGATTGATGCCGCACACTGCTCCGGTCTTCTGGTAGTCGTTCCAGCCGCTACCCGCGAGGTACCCACGCACCACGCATTCGACCGGCAGCGGCTTCGCCTTACGCACCAACATGGCTCGGCCTTCAAGCTGGTCGTGGAATGACGACAGGCTGGCCGGGAACCGTGCGGCGTCGGTTTCAACCACATGGCTCGGCACCAAGCCTTGGAATCGGTCGAACCAGAACCTCGAAAGCTGTGTCAGCACCTTTCCCTTGTCCGGAATCGGGTCGGGCAGCACGACGTCGAACGCGGAAAGCCGGTCGGTCGCGACAATCAGCAGTTGCTCGCCGACCTCGAAGATGTCCCTGACCTTGCCCTGGGCAACCCGCTTAGTTCCCTGCAGTTCGGCCTGTTTCACGACCATCAGGTCCTCGCTTTCGTCACTCTTGTGCCTTGTGTCCCACTGGCATGATGTATAGTGGGTCCTGTTCTATCTGAAGTAGCTTCTTGACCCGGTCATCATCGAACGCGCCAATCATCACCGTGCCCAGCCCCAGCGCCTCGCACTGCAGATGGACGTTCTCGCCGACATGCCCCGCCTCCATGTAGACGTAGCGTGAAGCGCGTTCTGCGTACCTTTGCGCGGTCCGGCTGAAGTCAGCGGCCAGGACCAGCACGGCCGGTGCGGCTAAGATAGACTTCTGCCCAAGCGCTGCCTCGGCCAGTTCTGCCCTGTGGTCGCCGGTTTGCATGAGCACAAGTGAGTGGCTGTCAATCGCATAGTGGTACACGCCCGGTTTGAGGTCCTTCACCTTGCCCGCAACCAGGTAAAGCTCCATCGGGTACGTAGCCCCGGCCGACGGCGCGGTCCGACGCTTGGAACCGGTGTTCAGGCCCTGCGCTGCCCACAACAACTGCCCGGCCTGCGCAAGCGAGAGTGATTCGTCCGCGAACGCTCGCACCGACCGCCGGTGCCAGAGCGCCTGCTCAACCGTAACCTTGCCAACCGTGTCCGGCGGCGGCAACTTGATGATAGAGTAAGAACGCACCGGTCCTCCCATCACGCCGAACCACAGCAACAGCCACAACATGTCGGCAAACGTCTTCTACTCAGCTAGCTCTTCGGACCGCCAGACCGCGCGGCGGCCCTGGCCTTTGACGCAACTTCACGCGCCATCTTCTCACGGTAGGCAGCCAGCTTCTTCGCCAGGAGGGAGTCAGCCAGTGCCAGTATTTCGACCGCCAGCAGTCCTGCGTTCTTCGCGCCGGCCTTGCCCACGGCCATACATGCCACCGGAACTCCGCCCGGCATCTGTGCCGTCGACAGCAGCGAATCGAGCCCGTTCATGCCCGCGTCCAGCGGCACCCCGATGACCGGCAGAGTAGTGTGCGCGGCAATCACTCCGGCCAGGTGCGCGGCCTTGCCTGCGCCGGCCACGATTACCTTGATGCCGCGCCCGGCCGCCCCGCGCGCGAACCGGCGGCAGAGCTCCGGCGTGCGGTGGGCCGACACGATCTGCACCTCGCTCGTCACGCCGAACTCGTCGAGTACGCTCTTCGTCTCCGACATCACTGGCAGGTCCGAGTCACTGCCCATGGCGATTGCGACAACCGGCTGATTCTTCATAGTAGGCAATTCTATGGACGCGGGCTCGGCTTGTAAAGAAGCGTCCGCCGGTCTATACTTGGTCGTGCGTATCGAACTCATCCATGCCCCTGACAAAGAGACCATCGCCGTCCCCGACCGGAACCTGATTGCCGTCCTCAAGCCCAACGACTGCTGCCCATTTCACGACACCGATGCCGCGCTCAAACAGGCGGTCACGGCCTGCGCCGAATTCCTCGGCGACTCGCAGCGCGTGCTCGTGCTCGTCAACGACTACACCCGCCCCACGCCCAACGCACCGATTCTGGCCGCGCTCAGACCCGTCCTGTCCACACGTGACTTCCGGGCGCTCGTCTGCCTTGGCACGCACCGTCCGCCGACCGAAGCAGAATACGCGACGATCTTCGGCTCCGAGTTCCTCAACTCGTCACTCGCAACTCGTAACTCGTCACTCCTGTGCCACGACTCCAAAGACAAGTCCCGCCTCTTCTTCCTCGGCAAGACCAGCTTTGGCACCGACGTGTGGCTCAACCAGGAACTCCTCTGGGCCGACAAAGTCGTCACCATCAACTCCATCGAGCCGCACTACTTCGCCGGCTACACCGGCGGCCGCAAAGGCTTCCTGCCCGGCATCGCCGGCTACGACACTGTGACGCAGAACCACAACATGGTCACTCGCGAGGGCTCGATGCCGTTCGGGCTCAAAGGAAACCCCGTACACGAAGACATGGCCGAGGCTGCCCGGATGCTCCCGCGCCCGGTCTTCTCCATCCAGCTCACGCAGGACCGCCTGCACAACCTGCTTTCCATTCGCTTCGGCGAC
Coding sequences within it:
- a CDS encoding phosphoribosylaminoimidazolesuccinocarboxamide synthase — encoded protein: MVVKQAELQGTKRVAQGKVRDIFEVGEQLLIVATDRLSAFDVVLPDPIPDKGKVLTQLSRFWFDRFQGLVPSHVVETDAARFPASLSSFHDQLEGRAMLVRKAKPLPVECVVRGYLAGSGWNDYQKTGAVCGINLPVGMKQAERLPEPIFTPSTKATSGHDENITQEQAAALVGADVAREIRNVSLTIYRKAAEYALGRGIIIADTKFEFGIFDGKLMWIDEALTPDSSRFWSVAEYKVGMSPPSFDKQFVRDYLLSIKWDKTPPAPNLPPEVIKGTSDRYREAYRLITGSELD
- the larA gene encoding nickel-dependent lactate racemase; amino-acid sequence: MRIELIHAPDKETIAVPDRNLIAVLKPNDCCPFHDTDAALKQAVTACAEFLGDSQRVLVLVNDYTRPTPNAPILAALRPVLSTRDFRALVCLGTHRPPTEAEYATIFGSEFLNSSLATRNSSLLCHDSKDKSRLFFLGKTSFGTDVWLNQELLWADKVVTINSIEPHYFAGYTGGRKGFLPGIAGYDTVTQNHNMVTREGSMPFGLKGNPVHEDMAEAARMLPRPVFSIQLTQDRLHNLLSIRFGDLFKSFDEAVADAHQTFAIPVTDKADIVLSVLGPPSNINFYQAQRAVEFARPVLKNPAVHITVSSCYDGIGNDSFIRVFHAAKSPSDLLPSTHHSSLLTPPSSPLGWHKSARLAQIMQTADLYTVMGIDDKVVKSVFMHPYKTAQTALDAAFARLGQGARVYVIPDAGYLVPVLP
- the purE gene encoding 5-(carboxyamino)imidazole ribonucleotide mutase translates to MKNQPVVAIAMGSDSDLPVMSETKSVLDEFGVTSEVQIVSAHRTPELCRRFARGAAGRGIKVIVAGAGKAAHLAGVIAAHTTLPVIGVPLDAGMNGLDSLLSTAQMPGGVPVACMAVGKAGAKNAGLLAVEILALADSLLAKKLAAYREKMAREVASKARAAARSGGPKS
- a CDS encoding SagB/ThcOx family dehydrogenase is translated as MRSYSIIKLPPPDTVGKVTVEQALWHRRSVRAFADESLSLAQAGQLLWAAQGLNTGSKRRTAPSAGATYPMELYLVAGKVKDLKPGVYHYAIDSHSLVLMQTGDHRAELAEAALGQKSILAAPAVLVLAADFSRTAQRYAERASRYVYMEAGHVGENVHLQCEALGLGTVMIGAFDDDRVKKLLQIEQDPLYIMPVGHKAQE